A single genomic interval of Croceibacter atlanticus HTCC2559 harbors:
- a CDS encoding mechanosensitive ion channel domain-containing protein, producing MTYPIIISAIVILTLIIIRLVLIKIIKKYARKFERMEHRTGLIIRYVDFFTIFCTVLGLIMVWGVQIKDLGLVFSSVFAVIGVGFFAQWSILSNITSGIIMFFTFPYKIGDYIKIHDKEYDYEGYIENIKAFQVVLRTNTNAIITYPNAMFMQKGVSIIAFEDIPKPEDPTTETPKEDQFY from the coding sequence ATGACCTACCCAATTATCATATCTGCAATTGTAATACTTACACTAATTATAATAAGATTAGTGCTCATTAAGATTATAAAGAAATACGCACGTAAGTTTGAGCGTATGGAACACCGTACAGGACTTATAATTAGATATGTAGATTTCTTTACCATTTTCTGTACAGTCTTAGGACTTATTATGGTTTGGGGTGTTCAAATAAAAGATTTAGGCTTAGTATTTTCTTCAGTCTTTGCTGTTATTGGTGTTGGTTTTTTTGCCCAATGGTCTATTCTTAGTAACATCACGAGTGGTATTATTATGTTCTTTACATTTCCATATAAAATTGGAGACTACATTAAAATACATGATAAAGAGTATGATTATGAGGGTTATATAGAGAATATTAAAGCTTTTCAAGTAGTATTAAGAACTAATACCAATGCTATAATCACCTATCCTAACGCTATGTTTATGCAAAAAGGTGTTAGTATTATAGCTTTTGAAGATATTCCTAAACCAGAAGATCCTACTACAGAAACTCCTAAAGAAGATCAGTTTTATTAA
- a CDS encoding M20/M25/M40 family metallo-hydrolase, whose product MKYITFLLALVISLTTFAQNTSAENDSLALRKLYDMSLLNGKSYEWLDHLSNQIGGRLSGSIQAEQAVQYTKKELQKLGLDKVWLQPVMVPKWTRGTKEYAYIETKPGESKTVNICALGGSVPTPVNGLKAEVIEVQGLEDLAEYGKEQIEGKIVFYNRPMRANLIQTFEAYGGCVDQRYAGAAEAAKYGAVGVIVRSMNLRLDDYPHTGSMSYLDTPKDNRIPSAAISTNDAEYLSSLLKLTPDAKFFFKMSCRTFDDVQSHNVIGEITGSEFPNEIIVVGGHLDSWDLGDGSHDDGAGVVQSMEVLRLLKESNITPKRTIRVVLFMNEENGLRGGNKYADVAKQKNENHIFALESDAGGFTPRGFSFDCTDAQFKQVEAWKPLFKPYLIHFFEQGGSGADIGPLKNGNSVLAGLRPDSQRYFDYHHAANDTFEAVNKRELELGAATMTSLVYLYDTYGVEGFPTKMPFKN is encoded by the coding sequence ATGAAATATATTACCTTTTTACTTGCCCTAGTAATCTCTCTAACCACATTCGCACAAAATACATCTGCAGAAAATGATTCTTTAGCTTTACGTAAGCTTTATGATATGTCTTTGCTTAATGGCAAAAGTTATGAGTGGCTAGACCATTTATCTAATCAAATAGGAGGTAGGTTATCTGGATCTATACAAGCAGAACAAGCAGTGCAATACACTAAAAAAGAATTACAAAAATTAGGCTTAGACAAGGTTTGGTTACAACCAGTAATGGTTCCAAAATGGACAAGAGGCACTAAAGAATACGCTTATATAGAAACTAAGCCTGGCGAGAGTAAAACAGTAAACATCTGTGCGCTTGGTGGCTCTGTACCAACACCAGTAAATGGATTAAAAGCTGAGGTTATCGAGGTGCAAGGTCTAGAAGATTTAGCAGAATATGGAAAAGAGCAGATAGAAGGTAAGATTGTATTTTATAACAGACCAATGCGCGCCAACCTTATACAGACGTTTGAAGCTTATGGAGGTTGTGTAGACCAACGTTATGCAGGTGCTGCAGAAGCTGCTAAATATGGAGCTGTAGGTGTTATTGTGCGCTCTATGAATTTGCGCTTAGATGATTATCCACATACTGGATCTATGAGCTATTTAGACACCCCAAAAGATAATAGGATTCCTTCTGCTGCAATTTCAACTAATGATGCTGAATATTTGAGCAGCCTTTTAAAATTAACGCCAGATGCTAAATTCTTTTTTAAGATGAGCTGCAGAACGTTTGATGATGTACAATCTCATAACGTTATAGGAGAAATTACAGGAAGTGAGTTTCCTAATGAAATAATTGTAGTAGGAGGTCACTTAGATTCTTGGGATTTAGGCGATGGTTCACACGATGATGGTGCTGGCGTTGTGCAATCTATGGAAGTGTTACGATTATTAAAAGAGTCTAACATTACACCAAAACGAACTATTAGAGTTGTATTGTTTATGAATGAAGAAAATGGGTTACGTGGCGGAAACAAATATGCAGATGTTGCAAAACAGAAAAACGAAAATCACATTTTTGCATTAGAAAGTGACGCTGGCGGATTTACACCACGTGGATTTTCATTTGATTGTACAGATGCTCAATTTAAACAAGTAGAAGCTTGGAAACCATTATTTAAACCTTATTTAATTCACTTTTTCGAGCAAGGTGGAAGCGGAGCAGATATAGGACCTCTTAAAAACGGAAACTCTGTATTGGCTGGATTACGCCCAGACTCACAACGTTATTTTGATTACCATCACGCTGCAAATGATACATTTGAGGCAGTTAATAAACGTGAACTAGAGCTAGGTGCAGCAACTATGACAAGCTTGGTATATTTATATGATACATATGGTGTAGAAGGTTTTCCTACAAAGATGCCTTTTAAGAATTAA
- a CDS encoding DUF2911 domain-containing protein gives MKRIVLFMSALALSVATQAQIKTPAPSPAAKVMQTVGLTDMTVEYSRPAMRDREIFGNLVPFDNVWRTGANANTTITFSEDVIVGDEKVPAGTYALYTIPNATDWEFFLYSDTNNWGVPQKWDDSKIAAKATAKVQEMPMDIESFTITFDDVMSDSVNLGLLWENVYVALPIKTHTDKTVMANIEATLNGPSPADYYAAAVYYSANDKDIKKAQDWMTKAMSMMEQPAFWQLRQQSLIYAKAGNKKMAIETAKKSLEGAEKAGNADYIKMNKESLKEWGAK, from the coding sequence ATGAAACGTATAGTATTATTTATGAGTGCTTTAGCTTTGTCTGTAGCTACTCAAGCACAAATTAAAACACCAGCACCAAGTCCTGCAGCAAAAGTAATGCAGACTGTAGGTCTTACAGATATGACAGTTGAGTATTCAAGACCAGCAATGAGAGATCGTGAAATTTTCGGAAATCTTGTACCATTTGATAACGTGTGGAGAACAGGTGCTAACGCCAACACTACAATTACATTTAGTGAAGATGTTATAGTTGGAGATGAAAAAGTTCCTGCTGGAACTTATGCGCTTTATACTATACCAAACGCAACAGATTGGGAGTTCTTTTTATATAGCGATACTAACAATTGGGGTGTACCACAAAAATGGGATGACAGCAAGATAGCTGCAAAAGCTACTGCTAAAGTACAAGAAATGCCAATGGATATAGAGAGCTTTACCATTACTTTTGACGATGTCATGAGTGACTCTGTAAACCTAGGATTATTATGGGAAAACGTGTATGTAGCCTTACCAATAAAGACACATACAGATAAGACAGTAATGGCAAATATTGAAGCTACTTTAAATGGACCATCTCCAGCAGATTATTACGCAGCAGCGGTTTATTATTCAGCTAACGATAAAGACATAAAGAAAGCTCAAGATTGGATGACAAAAGCTATGAGTATGATGGAGCAGCCTGCATTTTGGCAACTGCGCCAACAATCTTTAATTTATGCTAAAGCAGGAAACAAGAAAATGGCTATTGAAACTGCTAAGAAATCTTTAGAAGGTGCTGAAAAAGCTGGAAATGCAGATTATATAAAGATGAATAAAGAATCTTTAAAAGAATGGGGCGCTAAATAA
- a CDS encoding Maf-like protein has translation MLQDHLKDFNLILASGSPRRQQYFKELQLDFTVQLKPVEEIYPPELKGVAITDYLAELKASAFKDLNDKDILVTSDTIVWFEGEALGKPTSPEQAKEMISKMSGKSHEVMTSICFTQKHQSKTVNYTTKVTFNPISQEAISYYVDTFKPMDKAGAYGIQEWIGLIAIKSIEGSYPNVVGMPMHLVYEELMAIAASTR, from the coding sequence ATGTTACAAGATCATTTAAAAGATTTCAATCTTATTTTGGCATCTGGTTCACCTAGACGTCAGCAATATTTTAAGGAATTACAGTTAGATTTCACTGTACAACTTAAGCCAGTCGAAGAAATTTATCCACCAGAGTTAAAAGGTGTAGCTATAACAGATTATTTGGCAGAACTAAAGGCTTCAGCATTTAAAGACCTTAACGATAAAGATATTTTGGTCACTAGTGATACTATTGTTTGGTTTGAAGGTGAAGCTTTGGGAAAACCTACATCTCCAGAACAAGCTAAAGAGATGATATCTAAAATGTCTGGCAAATCTCATGAGGTTATGACCTCTATTTGTTTTACTCAAAAGCACCAAAGCAAAACTGTAAATTACACAACCAAAGTAACCTTTAATCCTATTTCTCAAGAAGCCATTTCTTATTATGTAGATACCTTTAAGCCAATGGATAAAGCTGGTGCTTATGGTATACAAGAATGGATTGGATTAATCGCAATAAAATCAATTGAAGGCAGTTATCCCAATGTTGTAGGAATGCCAATGCATTTGGTTTATGAGGAGTTAATGGCCATTGCCGCATCTACACGTTAA
- a CDS encoding PPK2 family polyphosphate kinase yields MRQISADQFKITYSTTLKEHSTKIDLQADEDTVKDALKDVRKDLGDWQDTLYAHDKYAVLVCLQGMDTSGKDSLIREVFKDFNVRGVEVHSFKVPTDLERDHDYLWRHYLALPARGKFGVHNRTHYENVLVTRVHPEYILGEQLPNVTSLSDVNDKFWNKRFKQINNFEEHLAENGTLIFKFFLNLSKEEQKHRLLRRLNKKSKNWKFSPGDLKERKLWDNYMTCYEDAINRTSKPHAPWYIIPADDKPTARYLVAKILHDSLTQLEDVVEPELDSEIKAEIDSYKAELNNE; encoded by the coding sequence ATGAGACAAATTTCTGCAGACCAATTTAAGATTACATATTCAACTACTTTAAAAGAACATTCAACTAAAATAGACCTGCAAGCAGATGAGGATACAGTAAAGGATGCTTTAAAAGATGTTCGTAAAGATTTGGGAGATTGGCAGGATACGCTTTATGCTCATGACAAGTATGCTGTGCTAGTTTGCTTACAGGGAATGGATACTTCTGGAAAAGACAGTTTAATAAGAGAAGTTTTTAAAGATTTTAATGTTAGAGGTGTTGAGGTGCATAGTTTTAAGGTACCTACAGATTTAGAGCGAGATCATGATTACCTTTGGCGCCATTATTTGGCGTTGCCAGCACGAGGAAAGTTTGGTGTTCATAACAGGACACACTATGAAAATGTATTGGTTACACGAGTACATCCAGAATATATTTTGGGAGAGCAACTACCTAATGTAACTTCTTTAAGTGATGTAAATGATAAGTTTTGGAATAAACGCTTTAAGCAAATAAATAATTTTGAAGAGCATCTTGCAGAAAACGGAACTTTAATCTTTAAGTTTTTTCTTAACCTCTCTAAAGAAGAACAAAAACACAGACTCCTAAGACGTTTAAACAAAAAGAGTAAGAACTGGAAATTTTCTCCAGGAGATCTTAAGGAGCGTAAACTTTGGGACAATTATATGACTTGTTATGAAGATGCTATAAATAGAACATCTAAACCACACGCACCTTGGTATATAATACCAGCAGATGATAAACCAACGGCACGTTATTTGGTTGCTAAAATATTACACGATAGCTTAACACAACTTGAAGATGTTGTTGAGCCAGAATTAGATTCCGAAATTAAAGCTGAAATAGATAGTTATAAAGCAGAATTAAATAACGAATAA
- a CDS encoding PIG-L family deacetylase translates to MKQFFLLIALAIATTVSSQAPTKLNSADIYQAIKKANVLASVLYVAAHPDDENTTLISYLSNEKHARTAYLSLTRGDGGQNLIGPEIRELLGVIRTQELLAARRTDGGEQLFTRANDFGYSKHPDETLNIWNKDEVLADVVKMIRTFKPDVIINRFDHRSPGTTHGHHTSSAMLSVEAYSLAGKATAFKDQLKTLEPWQPKRQFFNTSWWFYGSQEKFDNADKSKLLEFETGVYYPSKGLSNSEISALSRSQHKSQGFGRTGSRGSDVNYLELINGDMPKDKSNLFEGINTTWSRLENGETVGKLLKSVETNYNFKDPSASIPMLMQAYTALQKLDDSHWKTTKSKELEQIITACAGLYLEAAATTPTATRVSNIPLNIEAINRSPVNIRVNSILFPASNQVIEDTLELTPNNDIERQFNYSISNSAAFTSPYWLTKKGTLGMYAVDNEAFIGKPQTPSPHNVQFKLTIAGMPITITRLIVYKTSDPVKGEVYMPFEIVPKASVSLNDDVVIFEDEASKTIAVNVTAHSASLDGTLKLNVPNSWNVSPESAAISIKQKGATQSINFKVTPPQHQDEGYISPILTTATNTYTNALEVIEYDHIPIQRVLLPSESKVVRLNIKKKGNNVGYIVGAGDVVPESLRQIGYNVSLLNVDNITAENLKIYDAIVVGIRAYNTVDALKFKQPILLEYVNNGGNLIVQYNTSHRLLVQENLAPYKLNLSRDRVTDEFARVTFLNPEHPVLNTPNKITQTDFEGWVQERGLYFPDDWGKEFTPLFEMNDSGESPKKGSLLIAKYGKGNYIYTGLSFFREFPAGVSGAYRLFTNLISLGK, encoded by the coding sequence ATGAAACAATTTTTCCTGCTAATAGCTTTAGCAATTGCAACAACTGTATCTTCTCAAGCACCAACAAAATTAAATTCGGCAGACATTTATCAGGCTATAAAAAAAGCCAATGTTCTTGCTTCTGTACTGTATGTGGCTGCGCATCCAGATGATGAAAATACAACGCTTATATCATACCTATCTAACGAAAAGCATGCTAGAACGGCATATTTATCATTAACACGTGGTGATGGCGGTCAAAACCTTATTGGCCCAGAAATTAGAGAGTTATTAGGAGTAATAAGAACACAAGAGTTATTAGCTGCCAGACGTACAGATGGCGGTGAACAATTATTTACACGTGCTAATGATTTTGGATACTCAAAGCATCCAGATGAAACTTTAAACATTTGGAACAAAGATGAGGTGCTCGCAGATGTGGTGAAGATGATTAGAACGTTTAAACCAGACGTTATCATAAACAGGTTTGATCATAGATCTCCTGGAACAACACACGGCCATCATACATCTTCTGCAATGTTAAGTGTTGAAGCCTATAGTTTGGCAGGAAAAGCTACTGCGTTTAAAGACCAATTAAAAACGTTAGAACCTTGGCAACCAAAACGTCAATTTTTCAATACATCGTGGTGGTTTTACGGAAGCCAAGAAAAATTTGATAATGCAGACAAATCTAAATTATTAGAATTTGAAACTGGCGTGTATTACCCTTCAAAAGGCTTATCTAATTCAGAAATTTCAGCATTAAGTAGAAGTCAGCATAAATCTCAGGGTTTTGGTCGTACAGGATCTCGTGGTAGCGATGTAAATTACCTTGAGCTTATTAATGGCGATATGCCAAAAGATAAATCAAATCTTTTTGAAGGCATTAACACCACTTGGAGTCGTCTAGAAAATGGAGAGACTGTAGGAAAATTACTAAAATCTGTTGAAACCAATTATAATTTTAAAGATCCTTCTGCCAGTATACCAATGCTAATGCAAGCTTATACGGCATTGCAAAAACTAGATGACTCTCATTGGAAAACCACAAAGTCTAAAGAGTTAGAACAAATTATAACGGCTTGTGCAGGTCTTTATCTAGAAGCTGCTGCAACAACACCTACAGCAACAAGAGTTAGTAATATTCCTTTAAATATTGAAGCAATAAATAGATCTCCTGTTAATATTAGAGTAAATAGTATCCTGTTTCCGGCAAGTAACCAAGTTATTGAAGACACTTTAGAACTTACTCCAAACAATGATATTGAACGCCAGTTTAATTATAGTATATCAAATTCTGCAGCATTCACATCGCCGTATTGGCTTACAAAAAAAGGAACTTTAGGAATGTACGCCGTAGACAATGAAGCATTTATAGGAAAACCACAAACGCCATCTCCACATAATGTACAATTTAAGCTAACCATAGCAGGAATGCCTATTACTATTACAAGGCTAATAGTATATAAAACAAGTGATCCTGTAAAGGGAGAAGTTTATATGCCTTTTGAAATTGTCCCAAAAGCTAGTGTAAGTTTAAATGATGATGTCGTAATCTTTGAAGATGAAGCTTCTAAAACCATAGCTGTTAATGTTACAGCCCACTCAGCATCTTTAGATGGTACTTTAAAATTAAATGTTCCTAATTCTTGGAATGTTTCTCCAGAGAGCGCTGCTATTTCCATAAAACAGAAAGGCGCTACACAATCTATAAATTTTAAAGTTACACCACCACAACACCAAGATGAAGGTTATATCTCTCCAATATTAACTACAGCAACTAATACGTATACCAACGCATTAGAGGTCATTGAATATGATCACATACCAATACAACGTGTTTTACTGCCTTCAGAAAGTAAAGTTGTAAGGTTAAACATTAAGAAAAAAGGAAATAATGTTGGTTATATTGTTGGTGCTGGTGATGTTGTTCCAGAAAGTTTAAGACAAATAGGCTACAACGTATCATTATTAAATGTAGATAACATAACTGCTGAAAATTTAAAGATATACGATGCTATTGTTGTAGGAATTAGAGCTTACAACACGGTTGATGCACTTAAATTTAAACAGCCTATACTCTTAGAATATGTAAATAATGGTGGTAATCTCATTGTACAATATAACACCTCACACAGGTTGTTAGTTCAAGAGAATTTGGCACCTTATAAATTAAATCTTTCTAGAGACCGAGTTACAGATGAGTTTGCTAGGGTTACATTTTTAAATCCTGAACATCCAGTGTTAAATACACCAAATAAGATTACCCAAACAGATTTTGAAGGTTGGGTGCAAGAACGTGGTTTGTACTTTCCAGATGATTGGGGTAAAGAGTTTACACCACTTTTTGAAATGAATGATAGTGGAGAATCTCCTAAAAAAGGAAGTTTACTAATTGCTAAATATGGTAAAGGAAATTATATATATACAGGCTTAAGTTTCTTTAGAGAATTTCCTGCTGGTGTATCTGGAGCCTATCGCCTATTTACTAACTTAATATCACTAGGAAAGTAA
- a CDS encoding sodium:solute symporter → MSNIDWVILCCTLLFIVAYGAYKTKGSKNVQDYIKGNNEAQWWTIGLSVMATQASAITFLSTPGQAFHSGMGFVQFYFGLPIAMVIICLVFIPIYHRLKVYTAYEYLESRFDQKTRTLTAILFLVQRGLAAGITIFAPAIILSAVLGWDLLTLNIIIGVLVIIYTVSGGTKAVSITQKQQMAVIFAGMFAAFFIIVSKLPEDITFTKALDIAGASGKMEILDFSFDLSNRYTIWTGFLGGTFLMLSYFGTDQSQVQRYLSGRSVRESQLGLLFNGLLKVPMQFFILLVGVMVFVFYQFNASPINFNPAAHEAVQNSEYVQEYTALENQLKTIQAEQNITSLAYAEVSDQTSSEDYKALKSQLAQLNKEEVAVREKAKTIITSADATIETNDKDYVFINFILNNLPRGLIGLLLAVILSAAMSSTASELNALASTTAMDLYKRNVTTEKNDMHFVKASKWFTLGWGVLAILVACVANLFDNLIQLVNIIGSIFYGNILGIFLLAFFVKYVKSKATFVAAILTQAIIVFVWYMDYLPYLWLNVLGCGIVMAIAILLQTTFKAKEH, encoded by the coding sequence ATGTCGAATATAGATTGGGTCATTTTATGTTGTACACTACTTTTTATCGTGGCTTACGGTGCCTATAAAACTAAGGGTAGTAAGAATGTACAAGATTATATAAAAGGTAATAATGAAGCACAATGGTGGACCATAGGTTTATCTGTCATGGCTACACAAGCAAGTGCCATCACATTTTTATCTACACCAGGACAAGCCTTTCATAGCGGTATGGGTTTCGTTCAATTTTATTTTGGTTTACCTATCGCCATGGTAATTATTTGCTTGGTGTTTATTCCTATTTACCATCGCTTAAAGGTATACACGGCTTATGAATATTTAGAAAGTAGGTTTGATCAAAAAACCAGAACGCTTACAGCAATACTATTTCTTGTACAGCGTGGTTTAGCAGCAGGTATAACCATATTTGCTCCTGCAATAATTTTATCTGCAGTATTAGGTTGGGATTTACTCACGCTTAATATTATTATTGGTGTTCTTGTTATTATTTATACTGTATCTGGTGGAACTAAAGCTGTAAGTATTACACAAAAACAGCAAATGGCCGTAATCTTTGCAGGTATGTTTGCTGCCTTCTTTATTATTGTAAGCAAACTACCAGAAGATATTACTTTTACTAAAGCCTTAGATATTGCTGGTGCAAGTGGAAAAATGGAGATCCTCGATTTTTCTTTTGATCTTAGTAATAGATATACTATTTGGACAGGATTTTTAGGAGGTACCTTTTTAATGTTATCTTATTTTGGGACAGACCAAAGCCAAGTACAGCGATATTTGTCTGGTCGATCTGTTCGTGAAAGCCAATTAGGACTATTATTTAATGGTCTTCTTAAAGTACCAATGCAATTCTTTATTCTATTGGTTGGTGTTATGGTATTTGTGTTTTATCAATTTAACGCATCTCCTATAAACTTTAATCCAGCTGCTCATGAAGCTGTTCAGAATTCTGAATATGTACAAGAATACACTGCACTTGAAAATCAATTAAAAACAATTCAAGCAGAACAGAATATTACCAGTTTGGCGTATGCAGAAGTTTCAGATCAAACTAGTTCAGAAGACTACAAGGCGTTAAAATCTCAATTGGCTCAATTAAACAAAGAAGAAGTTGCCGTACGCGAAAAAGCAAAAACAATAATCACGAGTGCAGACGCTACAATTGAAACTAATGACAAGGATTATGTTTTTATAAATTTTATACTAAACAATCTTCCAAGAGGTCTTATAGGCTTGCTTTTGGCTGTAATTTTATCTGCTGCTATGAGTAGCACGGCATCAGAATTAAATGCATTGGCATCTACCACAGCTATGGATTTGTATAAGCGTAACGTTACTACAGAAAAAAATGACATGCATTTTGTGAAAGCCTCTAAATGGTTCACATTAGGTTGGGGAGTTTTAGCCATATTAGTGGCTTGTGTCGCAAATTTATTTGACAATCTTATACAGCTCGTAAATATTATAGGTTCAATATTTTATGGAAATATTCTTGGTATCTTCCTACTTGCCTTTTTTGTAAAGTATGTAAAAAGCAAGGCAACATTTGTAGCTGCCATACTTACACAAGCAATTATTGTGTTTGTTTGGTATATGGATTACCTGCCTTACCTATGGCTTAATGTTTTGGGTTGTGGTATTGTAATGGCAATTGCTATCCTATTGCAAACAACTTTTAAAGCTAAAGAACATTAA
- a CDS encoding DUF1853 family protein — MNKTFTAEQNLQQQYRGFINTPQLWFGQYESLTQFELPELQTDSYAGEPIQDNLFLGKRSERFLENLLQQCSRYEVVASNLQIKDGKNTIGEIDFIVKDIKTNTLIHLEQVCKFYLYDSAFNTEPEQWIGPNRKDSFRQKLDKLKAHQLPLIHQPETQQALKAYNINAADCVQQVCFMAHCFVPFSLNNKTRFTINSKSVSGSYMSLKTFKDFYSEAYAFAIPKKTDWCVSPKYHKEWLSKAEAILTIETHLKENRAPLIWVKHKDTFSRVFVVWWPNA, encoded by the coding sequence AAACTTTTACTGCAGAACAAAATTTACAGCAACAATATAGAGGTTTTATAAACACACCTCAACTGTGGTTCGGGCAGTATGAGTCTCTCACACAATTTGAGCTACCAGAATTACAAACTGATAGCTATGCTGGTGAACCTATACAAGACAATTTATTTTTAGGCAAGCGTTCTGAACGGTTTTTAGAAAACCTTTTGCAACAGTGTTCACGCTATGAGGTTGTTGCAAGTAATTTGCAAATAAAAGATGGCAAGAATACTATTGGCGAGATAGATTTTATAGTTAAAGACATTAAGACAAATACACTTATTCACCTAGAACAAGTTTGTAAATTTTATCTTTATGACAGCGCTTTTAATACAGAACCAGAGCAATGGATAGGTCCTAATCGTAAAGATTCATTTAGGCAAAAACTAGATAAGCTTAAAGCTCATCAATTACCTTTAATACATCAACCTGAAACCCAACAAGCATTAAAAGCATATAACATTAACGCTGCAGATTGCGTACAACAGGTTTGTTTTATGGCGCATTGTTTTGTTCCGTTTTCTTTAAATAACAAAACGCGATTTACCATTAATTCCAAAAGTGTTTCTGGTAGTTATATGTCACTAAAAACATTTAAAGACTTTTATTCTGAAGCATATGCATTTGCGATTCCAAAAAAAACAGATTGGTGTGTTAGTCCTAAGTATCATAAAGAATGGTTGTCTAAAGCTGAAGCTATTTTAACTATCGAAACTCATTTAAAAGAAAACCGCGCGCCATTAATTTGGGTTAAACATAAGGACACGTTTTCAAGAGTATTTGTAGTTTGGTGGCCAAACGCTTAA
- a CDS encoding geranylgeranylglycerol-phosphate geranylgeranyltransferase — MKYLKLFRYQNLIFVILTQVFLRYFLFEPFGITITLSDFGYALLVLATVCLTAAGNVINDIYDVETDQINKPEHVLVGKSISEQSAYTLFIILNVIAVGIGFYLSNIIGKPGFSALFISISAILYIYASYLKRTVLVGNLVISLLVAFVIIVVAIYDLMPAITPQNKAVQTLIFGLMLDYAVFAFAVNLIREMVKDQQDVKGDHNSGIQTLPIILGKTRTNKVIFSVTALLIIGLIYYLYTYMFQNQVAVLYVLFLILGPLLYVLIKIWNADTKHDYRKLSGILKLVMLFGVISMAFYQFML; from the coding sequence TTGAAGTATTTAAAACTCTTCCGCTATCAAAACCTCATCTTTGTTATTTTAACACAGGTGTTCCTGCGTTATTTTCTTTTTGAACCTTTTGGTATAACTATTACTCTAAGTGATTTTGGTTATGCGCTTTTAGTACTTGCAACAGTATGCCTTACTGCAGCAGGAAACGTAATAAACGATATTTATGATGTAGAGACAGACCAGATAAATAAACCAGAACATGTGTTGGTAGGTAAATCTATTTCAGAGCAAAGTGCCTATACACTCTTTATAATTTTAAATGTTATAGCTGTAGGGATAGGTTTTTACTTATCTAATATTATAGGCAAACCAGGATTTTCTGCTTTATTTATAAGTATTTCTGCTATTCTTTATATATATGCCTCTTACCTAAAACGTACTGTGCTTGTTGGTAATTTGGTTATTAGCCTGCTTGTAGCATTTGTTATAATTGTAGTTGCCATTTATGATTTAATGCCAGCTATAACACCTCAAAATAAAGCTGTACAAACATTAATATTTGGATTAATGTTAGACTATGCAGTGTTTGCTTTTGCAGTTAACCTTATTAGAGAAATGGTTAAAGATCAACAAGATGTAAAGGGAGATCATAATTCTGGTATACAAACACTTCCTATAATTTTAGGAAAAACAAGAACCAACAAAGTAATATTTTCGGTTACAGCCTTATTAATTATTGGCTTGATATATTATTTATACACCTACATGTTTCAAAATCAAGTTGCTGTTTTATATGTTCTTTTTCTTATTCTAGGCCCTTTATTATATGTTTTAATAAAAATCTGGAATGCAGATACTAAACACGATTATCGCAAATTGAGCGGTATTTTAAAACTTGTTATGTTGTTTGGTGTAATTTCTATGGCGTTTTATCAATTCATGCTTTAA
- a CDS encoding SRPBCC family protein: MKIYRLHRFQKLPITIDEAWELLANPKNLKLITPDYMGFHILSGADRPMYPGQIIQYIVTPVLGIKTKWVTEITHVKDKSYFVDEQRFGPYALWHHKHFIKEIDGGVEMEDIVDYKVPFGWLGQLVHPFLVKPKLEEIFKYRYNKLIEMYGEFKE, encoded by the coding sequence ATGAAGATATATAGACTACATAGATTTCAAAAATTACCTATTACAATTGATGAAGCTTGGGAATTACTGGCTAATCCTAAAAACCTAAAATTAATTACTCCAGACTATATGGGGTTTCATATTTTGAGTGGTGCAGACAGACCTATGTATCCAGGACAAATAATACAATATATAGTAACTCCAGTTTTAGGAATTAAAACCAAATGGGTAACAGAGATTACCCACGTAAAAGACAAATCTTATTTTGTTGATGAACAACGTTTTGGTCCCTACGCATTATGGCATCACAAGCACTTTATTAAAGAGATAGATGGTGGTGTTGAAATGGAAGATATTGTAGATTATAAAGTACCGTTTGGTTGGTTAGGACAACTTGTGCATCCATTTTTAGTAAAACCTAAATTAGAGGAAATTTTTAAATACAGATACAACAAACTAATTGAGATGTATGGAGAGTTTAAAGAATAA